CGCGGGGTTGTCCTTTCAGCTGTTCTTTTTGCTGGCGCCCCGACTACGGGAGGGTTTACAGAGTTAGGAGACCGGAGCGGATAGTGGATGAGATGGAGGAGATTAGGTACCGGTTCGGTTATGAGAGAATATGGTTCGCGGATGAGCTCTTCATAGCCAACAAGAAACACGTCATCAAAATCTGTGAAGAAATCATCTCGAGGAAGCTGGATGTGTTGTGGGAGTGTTTGGCGCGGGCGGACCTTATCGACGACGATGTAGCCAAATACATGAGGAAAGCTGGATGCCACAAGATAATCTTCGGACTCGAAGCAGGTGACGACAGAACCCTCAAACTCATGAACAAGCAGCTGACAGTCAAGCAGTCCGAAAAAGCTGTGAAAACAGTTGTCAGACACGGGATAAAGGCGGGAGGATTCTTCATACTTGGATATCCAGGCGAAACCACCGAGACCATGCTCAAGACGATAAAGTTCGCCTCTAGGCTGCCGCTTGACTATTTCTCCATGACCATACCCTACCCTCTGCCGGGAACAAAGCTCTACGAGCAGGTGAAGGATAGAATGATTTCAGAGGAGTGGGAGAAGCCCGCCCACGGCTACGACCACAAGCTCCTCTTCAAACACGACTTCACTGTTGAGAAGCTCAAGTATGGAATGCGCAAGGCTGTGCTTCAGGCCAAGCTCAGAAAAAAGCTCGGGCCATTCTACTTCGCCGTCAAGCCTTGGGAATGGTACACCGACTACAGATTCAAGAAAATGAGTTAGGCCGCCTTGAGATGTCAACAGCAGTGGCTATAAGCGCTATGTTCTGTGGGAGTGCAAGTGGATAACCGGCCACAGCAGAGAAAACAAGGAGCGTCAACGCCGAGGTCATGCATGCAATCTTAAACCCCGGCCCCGAAACAGCCCAGACTGATAACACTACCTCAAACGCGCCAAGAGCAAAGATAGATGGATAGAGCGGAAGATAGGTGAATAACGGCTTTGTCACTGTATTAGCTGTGAGGTAGGCGGCGAAGTGGTAAGGGTTTCTCAACGCATCCAGTCCCCATTCAAAGAAGGGATAAGCCAGTCCACCCCTCAGCAGTAAGCGTGTGAAAAAATTCTCGGAATGCAGCATACTCACAAGCAGGGCAACCGATATAGCCAGAATGCCGACGCTCTGCGGCTCGGCTATTGGTTCAAGCGGTTTCACGAAAGCCCAGTAGTAGGTCAGCAGGGCCGCCGAGATGGATAGGCCTGCAGCTCTCGGACCTGCGACAATAAGCACGGCGGCTGCTAGGTGGGCTACCGCGGCTATCTGGGGCAAGGGGATTTTGTGCACAAACCGGGCGGGCTCAGCAAAAAGGGCAACCGCCCAGAGAAGATGTGTGGTAGAGAGGCCGCTTAGCAGAAGCCACCACATTCTCTCCATTTGACTAGCCCTCTCAAGAAAGCTGTCCTCCAAATCACAGCAAGCCATGCTATCGAAAGAATAAACTTGAACCAAAGACGCGCCACGTTGTCCACGGCATGTATCTCCTCGATAATCGAGGGCCTGAGGAGATAGAGTTGCTGGGGTAGAGAAAGGTTGGCAACCGAGAACAGGAGAGGTATTATCCAGAGCAGTTTTGAGGACAACCGCTTGTCAAGGAAAATTACTAGAGTCAGGATGATGAAAAGATTCTGCTCAGAAACCCATGGACGGAGACTGAAGAAAACCAGACAACTAAACAGCGCAAGCCTAAGGGTCTTGGCATCGTCGGCAGGCGGATACAGAAATCCTACGGCCATAAGCAGAAGGACTGACGTCGGGGCAAGGAGGCCCAGAAAGGTTAGTTGATCAGGGAGGAAATACGAGCCTGTAAAGATTTCAACTACGTTGAACAGTGAGAGTCCCCCAGCCGGTTTGAGCCAGTTGCCAAGCCCGTTGATAACCGTGTCCAATGGCCACCGCAACATCGTGAACGGTATGAGAAACATCAGAAGTGTTACCAGCGACAGCACAATTACGAAGGTAAGGGCATTTTTTGGGCGAAAGTGACTAAACTTTCCGACGTAGCTGGGTAGAAGTGGGAGAGCCAGAGGCTTAATCATAAAGGAGAGGGCGAGCATGAGCGGTGCTGTTCCCCATGTCGTTGGATAAAGAAAAGGCAAGACTGCTAGCAGTGTGGCTATGTTGTCGGGTTTTCCCCAAGATGATGTCA
The sequence above is drawn from the Candidatus Caldarchaeum subterraneum genome and encodes:
- a CDS encoding anaerobic magnesium-protoporphyrin IX monomethyl ester cyclase, whose translation is MVDVALVFPYFDDGRSKAFKFPPLGIGYISSYLREHGYSVKIVDCTFKNMDDAVRQASGARVVGIYSMLSMVNNAIQIARRIRDRCEVLVAGGPMPSAYPAKFLDDFDIVVQGEGEITMLELMETLDRSGRLDNVRGLYLAKRVVKSSAVAEVANGGGMYYTGPRPLVKDLDILGFPDRSLYDNETYKRYYLRNYGYTMTSMIASRGCPFSCSFCWRPDYGRVYRVRRPERIVDEMEEIRYRFGYERIWFADELFIANKKHVIKICEEIISRKLDVLWECLARADLIDDDVAKYMRKAGCHKIIFGLEAGDDRTLKLMNKQLTVKQSEKAVKTVVRHGIKAGGFFILGYPGETTETMLKTIKFASRLPLDYFSMTIPYPLPGTKLYEQVKDRMISEEWEKPAHGYDHKLLFKHDFTVEKLKYGMRKAVLQAKLRKKLGPFYFAVKPWEWYTDYRFKKMS